Proteins from a genomic interval of Scatophagus argus isolate fScaArg1 chromosome 6, fScaArg1.pri, whole genome shotgun sequence:
- the pigc gene encoding phosphatidylinositol N-acetylglucosaminyltransferase subunit C isoform X2 has protein sequence MGPDSAPGPAVPWQKVLWERQPFPDNYVDQRFLEELRRNEGIRQYRYWAVVKEAGFVGQQLSCVAIFITLWLYMEQGLLSPERLLLTVLVCSLLGYGLHEALASQVESGCELRTRLADLQSATIFLSFTFGFSPVLKTLTESVSTDTVYAMSAVMLLAHLVSFPYAHPSPPGSLSLNAALFASVCLASRLPGALHTFAMLSCALLVFALWPCLLQKLRENAPTQFTGLCVGVCFVGVGGLSSQSLGGAVLLALALGSVTLLCPLLLVRLQRQKDNIHGPWDEAEIHEDLSHFLH, from the exons ATGGGGCCAGACAGTGCTCCGGGTCCAGCTGTGCCCTGGCAGAAGGTGCTGTGGGAGCGCCAGCCTTTCCCTGATAACTATGTGGACCAACGATTCCTGGAGGAATTACGGAGGAATGAGGGCATCCGGCAGTACCGCTACTGGGCTGTGGTAAAAGAAGCAGGCTTTGTGGGACAGCAGCTGTCATGTGTGGCCATTTTTATCACCCTCTGGCTCTACATGGAGCAG GGTCTTCTGTCCCCAGAGAGGCTGTTGTTGACTGTCCTTGTCTGCAGCCTGCTGGGTTATGGACTACACGAAGCCTTGGCATCTCAAGTCGAATCAGGCTGTGAGCTCCGGACCCGTCTGGCTGACTTACAGAGTGCGactatttttctttcctttaccTTTGGCTTCTCGCCAGTTCTAAAAACACTAACAGAGTCTGTGAGTACGGACACAGTGTATGCCATGTCAGCTGTAATGCTGCTTGCCCACCTGGTGTCGTTCCCTTACGCCCACCCCTCACCTCCTGGCAGTCTCTCCCTAAATGCAGCCCTGTTTGCCTCAGTTTGTTTAGCCTCAAGGTTACCTGGTGCTCTGCACACCTTCGCCATGCTCAGCTGTGCCCTGCTGGTGTTTGCCCTGTGGCCCTGCCTGCTGCAGAAGTTGAGAGAGAACGCCCCTACCCAGTTTACTGGgttgtgtgtgggagtgtgttttGTAGGGGTGGGTGGTCTGTCATCTCAGTCACTAGGGGGAGCTGTGCTCTTAGCCCTGGCCTTAGGAAGTGTTACATTGCTGTGCCCCCTACTACTAGTCAGgttgcagagacaaaaagacaataTCCATGGACCATGGGATGAGGCTGAGATTCATGAGGACCTGAGCCACTTCCTTCACTAA
- the pigc gene encoding phosphatidylinositol N-acetylglucosaminyltransferase subunit C isoform X1, whose product MVCPSFISRQRWKFWVMGPDSAPGPAVPWQKVLWERQPFPDNYVDQRFLEELRRNEGIRQYRYWAVVKEAGFVGQQLSCVAIFITLWLYMEQGLLSPERLLLTVLVCSLLGYGLHEALASQVESGCELRTRLADLQSATIFLSFTFGFSPVLKTLTESVSTDTVYAMSAVMLLAHLVSFPYAHPSPPGSLSLNAALFASVCLASRLPGALHTFAMLSCALLVFALWPCLLQKLRENAPTQFTGLCVGVCFVGVGGLSSQSLGGAVLLALALGSVTLLCPLLLVRLQRQKDNIHGPWDEAEIHEDLSHFLH is encoded by the exons ATGGTTTGTCCTAGTTTTATATCGCGTCAACGCTGGAAGTTCTG GGTGATGGGGCCAGACAGTGCTCCGGGTCCAGCTGTGCCCTGGCAGAAGGTGCTGTGGGAGCGCCAGCCTTTCCCTGATAACTATGTGGACCAACGATTCCTGGAGGAATTACGGAGGAATGAGGGCATCCGGCAGTACCGCTACTGGGCTGTGGTAAAAGAAGCAGGCTTTGTGGGACAGCAGCTGTCATGTGTGGCCATTTTTATCACCCTCTGGCTCTACATGGAGCAG GGTCTTCTGTCCCCAGAGAGGCTGTTGTTGACTGTCCTTGTCTGCAGCCTGCTGGGTTATGGACTACACGAAGCCTTGGCATCTCAAGTCGAATCAGGCTGTGAGCTCCGGACCCGTCTGGCTGACTTACAGAGTGCGactatttttctttcctttaccTTTGGCTTCTCGCCAGTTCTAAAAACACTAACAGAGTCTGTGAGTACGGACACAGTGTATGCCATGTCAGCTGTAATGCTGCTTGCCCACCTGGTGTCGTTCCCTTACGCCCACCCCTCACCTCCTGGCAGTCTCTCCCTAAATGCAGCCCTGTTTGCCTCAGTTTGTTTAGCCTCAAGGTTACCTGGTGCTCTGCACACCTTCGCCATGCTCAGCTGTGCCCTGCTGGTGTTTGCCCTGTGGCCCTGCCTGCTGCAGAAGTTGAGAGAGAACGCCCCTACCCAGTTTACTGGgttgtgtgtgggagtgtgttttGTAGGGGTGGGTGGTCTGTCATCTCAGTCACTAGGGGGAGCTGTGCTCTTAGCCCTGGCCTTAGGAAGTGTTACATTGCTGTGCCCCCTACTACTAGTCAGgttgcagagacaaaaagacaataTCCATGGACCATGGGATGAGGCTGAGATTCATGAGGACCTGAGCCACTTCCTTCACTAA
- the tmed5 gene encoding transmembrane emp24 domain-containing protein 5 gives MAVVRVLLCVLSVFVALVSERFVVLAAFSQSLDSDFTFTLPAGRKECFYQTMKKDASLEIEYQVLDGAGLDVDFLISSPSGQVLFSDYRKSDGVHTVETEDGDYMFCFDNTFSTVSEKLIFFELILDNMDSEEDPDDWKEYVHGTDMLDMKLEDIMDAINNVKSRLGKSVQIQTLLRAFEARDRNLQESNFDRVNFWSVVNLIIMMVVSAVQVYLVRSLFEDKRKIRT, from the exons ATGGCGGTAGTCCGGGTACTTTTGTGTGTCCTGTCCGTGTTCGTTGCTCTAGTCTCGGAGAGGTTTGTTGTGCTGGCTGCCTTCTCCCAGTCTTTGGACAGCGACTTCACGTTCACTCTACCCGCCGGTCGCAAGGAGTGTTTCTACCAGACCATGAAGAAAGATGCCTCTCTGGAGATTGAATACCAG GTATTAGATGGTGCAGGCCTCGATGTTGATTTCTTAATCTCTTCTCCTTCTGGCCAAGTGCTGTTCAGTGACTACCGCAAATCAGACGGAGTGCACAC TGTTGAAACTGAGGATGGAGACTACATGTTCTGCTTTGACAACACGTTCAGTACCGTCTCAGAGAAGCTCATCTTCTTTGAGTTGATTCTGGACAACATGGATTCAGAGGAAGACCCAGATGACTGGAAAGAGTATGTCCATGGAACTGACATGTTGGACATGAAACTGGAAGACATTATG GACGCCATCAACAATGTGAAGAGTCGGCTGGGCAAAAGTGTGCAGATCCAGACGCTGCTGCGAGCGTTCGAGGCTCGTGACAGAAACCTCCAGGAGAGTAACTTTGACAGGGTGAACTTTTGGTCGGTGGTGAATCTCATTATTATGATGGTGGTATCGGCAGTTCAGGTCTACCTTGTCCGCTCGCTGTTTGAAGATAAAAGGAAAATTCGTACATAA